The Pogona vitticeps strain Pit_001003342236 chromosome 6, PviZW2.1, whole genome shotgun sequence genome contains a region encoding:
- the CHMP3 gene encoding charged multivesicular body protein 3 codes for MGLFGKTPEKPPKELVNEWSLKIRKEMRVIDRQIRDIQREEEKVKRSIKDAAKKGQKDVCMVLAKEVVRSRKAVSKLYASKAHMNSVLMGMKNQLAVLRVAGSLQKSTEVMKAMQNLVKIPEIQATMRELSKEMMKAGIIEDMLEDTFENMEDQEEMEEEAEMEIDKILFEITAGALGKAPSKVTDALPEHELEGATAAAVVDDDEEEDIEAMQSRLATLRS; via the exons ATGGGCTTGTTCGGAAAGACTCCAGAGAAGCCTCCGAAGGAGCTG gtcaATGAATGGTCTTTGAAGATCCGAAAAGAAATGAGGGTGATTGATAGACAGATTAGAG ATATTCAGCGAGAAGAGGAAAAAGTAAAAAGATCAATAAAAGATGCTGCCAAAAAGGGCCAAAAAGATGTGTGCATGGTCCTGGCCAAGGAGGTAGTCCGTTCACGGAAAGCTGTGAGCAAACTCTACGCCTCCAAGGCCCACATGAATTCAGTGCTGATGGGGATGAAGAATCAACTGG CCGTCCTGAGGGTAGCTGGCTCACTACAGAAGAGCACAGAAGTCATGAAAGCCATGCAGAACTTAGTAAAAATCCCTGAAATACAGGCTACGATGAGGGAGTTATCAAAAGAAATGATGAAG GCTGGTATCATAGAAGACATGTTAGAGGATACTTTTGAAAATATGGAGGACCAAGAGGAGATGgaagaggaagcagagatggAGATTGAcaaaattttatttgaaataacaGCTG gAGCTTTGGGTAAGGCACCAAGTAAAGTCACAGATGCTCTTCCAGAACATGAGCTTGAAGGAGCTACAGCAGctgctgttgttgatgatgatgaagaggaagatattGAAGCCATGCAGTCACGGTTAGCCACTCTTCGTAGTTAA